A genomic stretch from Aminobacter aminovorans includes:
- a CDS encoding ABC transporter ATP-binding protein, translating to MASRAKTIQVESRGAETRGEVVLSVRDLTVAFGDKVILEDLDLDIRRGEILGFVGASGAGKSVLLRTVLGLIRKQSGTIELFGVDLEQASEEERLRIDMRLGMLFQHGALFSALTVLENVQVPMREYLDLPKQLMDELAMLKIELVGLPPDAARKFPSELSGGMIKRAALARALALDPDIVFLDEPTSGLDPIGAAEFDELVGKMRDTMGLTVYMVTHDLDSLFSVCDRVAVLGNKKVLVEGTIEDMLKSEEPWVRSYFRGKRARQLDLAARA from the coding sequence ATGGCAAGCCGGGCAAAGACCATTCAAGTGGAAAGCCGCGGCGCGGAAACGCGCGGCGAGGTGGTGCTCTCGGTGCGCGATCTGACGGTGGCCTTTGGCGACAAGGTCATTCTCGAAGATCTCGACCTGGACATCAGGCGCGGCGAGATTCTCGGCTTCGTCGGCGCGTCGGGCGCCGGCAAGTCTGTGCTGTTGCGCACGGTGCTCGGGCTGATCCGCAAGCAATCCGGCACGATCGAGCTGTTCGGCGTCGATCTCGAGCAGGCCAGCGAGGAGGAGCGGCTCAGGATCGACATGCGGCTCGGCATGCTGTTCCAGCATGGCGCGCTGTTTTCGGCGCTGACCGTGCTGGAAAACGTCCAGGTGCCGATGCGCGAGTATCTCGACCTGCCGAAACAGCTGATGGACGAGCTCGCCATGCTCAAGATCGAGCTTGTCGGCCTGCCGCCTGACGCGGCCCGCAAGTTTCCCTCCGAGCTGTCCGGCGGCATGATCAAGCGCGCGGCACTGGCGCGCGCGCTGGCGCTCGACCCTGACATCGTCTTCCTCGACGAGCCGACTTCAGGCCTCGATCCCATCGGCGCGGCCGAGTTCGACGAATTGGTCGGCAAGATGCGCGATACGATGGGGCTCACCGTCTACATGGTCACCCACGATCTCGACAGCCTGTTTTCGGTATGCGACCGGGTTGCGGTGCTGGGCAACAAGAAGGTGCTCGTCGAAGGCACGATTGAAGACATGCTGAAGAGCGAAGAGCCGTGGGTAAGGTCGTATTTCCGCGGAAAACGCGCGCGGCAGCTTGATCTTGCCGCAAGGGCATAG
- a CDS encoding ABC transporter permease produces the protein MLTIGKREASGGAADGRDHRPQVAVAEREGVLACVFTGIWTTRTVAFVDAEMRKIEARDGFKTLALDLGGIEKMDTAGAWVIDRLVNANEKKGVEVRMEGRSEVATILLGAVGEAVRREGESAPAGPPNIIMRMLEAVGRRVYEMRDDFLASMNILGATIRGAQMKLGRGHAVNPAAIFNQIDRMGVGAIPVVVLMSAIVGAIVAQQGAYQLAYFGADIFVVDLVGVLVLRELGVLMTAIMIAGRSGSAITAEIGSMKMREEVDALTVIGLNPIGVLVFPRLVALVIALPCLTIIANFAALGGGILAAWLYSDIPPAAFIDRLRLAIDLSTISAGLIKAPFMALIIGTIASVEGMKVGGSAESLGLHVTASVVKAIFVVIILDGLFAMFYAAINF, from the coding sequence ATGTTGACCATCGGCAAACGGGAAGCAAGCGGCGGGGCAGCCGACGGCCGAGATCACCGACCGCAGGTTGCTGTGGCGGAGCGCGAAGGCGTGCTCGCCTGCGTCTTCACCGGTATCTGGACCACCCGCACCGTTGCCTTCGTCGACGCCGAAATGCGCAAGATCGAAGCCCGCGACGGCTTCAAGACGCTTGCGCTCGACCTCGGCGGCATCGAGAAGATGGACACCGCCGGCGCGTGGGTCATCGACAGGCTCGTCAACGCCAATGAGAAGAAGGGTGTCGAGGTTCGGATGGAAGGCCGCAGCGAGGTGGCCACGATTCTGCTCGGGGCAGTCGGCGAGGCCGTCCGGCGCGAAGGCGAATCCGCTCCCGCTGGACCGCCCAACATCATCATGCGCATGCTCGAGGCTGTCGGCCGCCGCGTCTATGAGATGCGCGACGATTTCCTGGCCTCGATGAACATCCTCGGCGCGACCATTCGCGGCGCCCAGATGAAGCTCGGCCGCGGTCATGCGGTCAACCCTGCCGCGATCTTCAACCAGATCGACCGCATGGGCGTCGGCGCCATTCCCGTCGTCGTGCTGATGTCGGCGATCGTCGGCGCCATCGTCGCCCAGCAGGGCGCCTATCAGCTTGCCTATTTCGGCGCCGACATCTTCGTCGTCGACCTCGTCGGTGTGCTGGTGCTGCGCGAACTCGGCGTGCTGATGACCGCGATCATGATCGCCGGCCGCTCCGGCAGTGCCATCACCGCCGAAATCGGCTCGATGAAGATGCGCGAAGAGGTCGACGCGCTGACGGTCATCGGGCTCAATCCCATCGGCGTGCTGGTCTTTCCCAGGCTCGTGGCCCTGGTGATTGCGCTGCCGTGCCTCACCATCATCGCCAACTTCGCCGCCCTTGGCGGTGGAATTCTTGCAGCCTGGCTTTATTCCGACATTCCGCCGGCTGCCTTCATCGATCGCCTGCGCCTGGCGATCGACCTCAGCACCATTTCCGCCGGCCTGATCAAGGCGCCATTCATGGCGCTGATCATCGGCACCATCGCCTCCGTCGAAGGCATGAAGGTCGGCGGCAGCGCTGAATCGCTTGGTCTCCATGTCACCGCGTCGGTGGTCAAGGCGATCTTCGTCGTCATCATCCTCGATGGCCTGTTCGCCATGTTCTACGCAGCGATCAACTTCTGA
- a CDS encoding MCE family protein: METRANYVIVGIFTLFAVLAAFAFVYWTAAIGERGETATLRVRIPGSASGLARGSFVLFNGVKVGDVRRVYLDISNPQVAIADAEIDKLTPITRSTQADIGLAGLTGQANIELKGASIKEPNLLDQAEAEGKIAEIVANPSAVTNLLQTAQDIFKRADAVLNNLEGFTNDVRGPLTETVGNAQKFSESLARNADGVDKFLASVSALSEQLSAVSGKLDGTIEAAEGLLKSVDRDKVKNIVASVDTFTKNLSAQSDQLDGIVKGVNTAVASINDFAQKTQQTLTKVDGVLEGVDAASVRESLDNIRKASESANKAAADVAKVTDKFGDRADDIDQIITDAKQLASRLNQASVRVDGVMAKVDKLLGSGEAEGVMSDASATLKSFKQVADTLNSRLATIMDGLSRFSGQGLRDVDALVQDSRRSIGRIEQAISDLERNPQRIITGGEGSVREFDGRVRR, from the coding sequence ATGGAGACCAGGGCAAACTACGTCATTGTCGGCATCTTCACGCTGTTTGCCGTTCTGGCCGCCTTTGCGTTCGTCTATTGGACGGCGGCAATCGGTGAACGCGGCGAGACGGCAACGTTGCGCGTCCGTATTCCCGGCTCCGCGTCGGGCCTGGCCAGGGGCAGCTTCGTGCTGTTCAACGGCGTCAAGGTCGGCGACGTCCGGCGCGTCTATCTCGACATTTCCAATCCCCAGGTGGCGATCGCCGACGCCGAGATCGACAAGCTGACGCCGATCACCCGGTCGACCCAGGCGGACATCGGCCTGGCCGGCCTGACGGGCCAGGCCAATATCGAGCTCAAGGGTGCCAGCATCAAGGAACCTAACCTGCTCGACCAGGCCGAGGCCGAAGGCAAGATTGCCGAGATCGTCGCCAATCCATCCGCCGTGACCAACCTGCTGCAGACGGCGCAGGACATCTTCAAGCGCGCTGACGCCGTGTTGAACAATCTGGAAGGCTTCACCAACGATGTCCGCGGGCCGCTGACCGAGACCGTCGGCAACGCCCAGAAATTCTCCGAGTCGCTGGCGCGCAATGCCGATGGCGTCGACAAGTTCCTGGCGAGCGTGAGCGCGCTGTCGGAGCAGCTGTCGGCGGTGTCGGGCAAGCTCGACGGCACGATCGAGGCGGCGGAAGGCCTGCTCAAGTCGGTCGATCGCGACAAGGTCAAGAACATCGTCGCCAGCGTCGACACTTTCACCAAGAACCTGAGCGCCCAGAGCGACCAGCTTGACGGCATCGTCAAGGGCGTCAACACCGCAGTAGCCTCGATCAACGATTTCGCCCAGAAGACCCAGCAGACGCTGACCAAGGTCGATGGCGTGCTCGAGGGCGTCGATGCTGCAAGCGTACGCGAATCGCTCGACAACATCCGCAAGGCCAGCGAGAGCGCCAACAAGGCCGCCGCCGACGTCGCCAAGGTCACCGACAAGTTCGGCGACCGCGCCGACGACATCGACCAGATCATCACCGACGCCAAGCAACTGGCGTCGCGCCTCAACCAGGCGTCGGTACGCGTCGACGGCGTCATGGCCAAGGTCGACAAGCTGCTCGGCTCGGGCGAGGCGGAGGGCGTGATGTCGGACGCCAGCGCGACGTTGAAGTCGTTCAAGCAGGTTGCCGACACGCTGAACTCGCGGCTGGCCACGATCATGGACGGGCTGTCGCGCTTCTCCGGACAGGGTCTGCGCGACGTCGATGCGCTGGTGCAGGATTCCAGGCGCTCGATCGGCCGCATCGAGCAGGCCATTTCCGACCTGGAGCGCAATCCCCAACGCATCATCACTGGCGGCGAGGGCAGCGTCCGCGAGTTCGACGGGCGGGTGCGTCGTTGA
- a CDS encoding ABC-type transport auxiliary lipoprotein family protein — protein MKSARSVLLLTAVALALSGCTSLFVSTPPPLDTYELTAPAVDGRDGPSRRQILIAEPSALKSLDGQSIVIKPSPGSIQFLKGAQWSDRLPRIVQARLAETFQRAGGYIGVGKPGEGLAIDYQVIVELRSFEIKVGGGERAEVELFVRLLNDRNGQVRASRVFTAGAPVSGSGNDGYAAALDRAFGQAATEIVKWTETLI, from the coding sequence GTGAAGTCTGCTAGATCTGTTTTGCTGCTGACCGCAGTGGCGCTGGCGCTGTCCGGCTGCACCTCATTGTTCGTCAGCACGCCGCCGCCACTCGACACCTATGAGCTGACCGCGCCCGCGGTCGACGGCCGCGACGGCCCGAGCCGCCGCCAGATTCTGATTGCCGAACCATCGGCGCTCAAGTCGCTCGACGGCCAGAGCATCGTCATCAAGCCGTCGCCCGGTTCGATCCAGTTCCTCAAGGGCGCGCAGTGGTCGGACAGGCTGCCGCGCATCGTGCAGGCACGCCTCGCGGAGACCTTCCAGCGCGCCGGCGGCTATATCGGCGTCGGCAAGCCGGGCGAGGGCCTGGCCATCGACTATCAGGTGATCGTCGAGCTGCGCAGCTTCGAGATCAAGGTTGGCGGCGGCGAGCGCGCCGAGGTCGAACTGTTCGTCAGGCTGCTCAACGACCGCAACGGCCAGGTGCGCGCTTCGCGCGTCTTCACCGCTGGCGCGCCGGTTTCCGGCAGCGGTAACGATGGCTATGCGGCGGCGCTCGACCGCGCCTTCGGCCAGGCTGCGACCGAAATCGTCAAATGGACCGAGACGTTGATCTGA
- the dgcA gene encoding N-acetyl-D-Glu racemase DgcA — MRRVLSVVDERFPIAGTFTISRGSKTEAEVITCEIAESGVIGRGECVPYKRYGETMAGVAEAIEQARRAIEDGASRVELLTLMSAGAARNAVDCALWDLEAKLSGVPVKDRLGISVPLALETAYTLSLGEPEAMAAQASANAARPLLKVKIGGDNDIARIRAVTEAAPDSRIILDANEGWTDANIAENLAVAAQLGIALIEQPLPAGADQILGRIAHPVPICADESVHIAADLAALKGRYDAVNIKLDKSGGLTAALELRDQARALGFQVMVGCMVGTSLAMAPAVLLAQGAEFVDLDGPLLLARDRSPGLVYEGSMVSPPLPELWG; from the coding sequence ATGAGGCGTGTCCTTTCGGTCGTTGACGAGCGCTTTCCCATCGCCGGAACGTTCACCATCTCCCGTGGTTCCAAGACCGAGGCCGAGGTCATCACCTGTGAAATCGCCGAATCAGGCGTCATCGGACGTGGCGAGTGCGTGCCCTACAAGCGCTATGGCGAGACCATGGCTGGTGTGGCCGAGGCGATCGAACAGGCGCGCCGCGCCATCGAGGACGGGGCTTCGCGCGTCGAACTGCTGACGCTGATGTCGGCGGGTGCGGCGCGCAATGCCGTCGACTGCGCGCTGTGGGACCTGGAAGCGAAGTTGAGCGGCGTGCCGGTCAAGGACAGGCTCGGCATATCGGTGCCACTGGCGCTTGAGACTGCCTACACACTGTCGCTCGGCGAGCCCGAGGCGATGGCAGCCCAGGCAAGCGCCAACGCGGCGCGGCCGCTGCTCAAGGTCAAGATCGGCGGCGACAACGACATCGCCCGCATCCGCGCCGTAACCGAAGCCGCGCCCGACAGCCGCATCATCCTCGACGCCAACGAAGGCTGGACCGATGCCAATATCGCCGAGAATCTCGCCGTCGCCGCGCAGCTCGGCATCGCGCTGATCGAACAGCCGCTGCCCGCCGGCGCCGACCAGATCCTCGGCCGCATCGCGCATCCGGTGCCGATCTGCGCCGACGAAAGCGTCCACATCGCCGCCGATCTCGCCGCGCTCAAGGGCCGCTACGACGCCGTCAACATCAAGCTCGACAAGTCGGGTGGCCTGACGGCAGCGCTCGAGCTGCGCGACCAGGCCCGCGCGCTTGGCTTCCAGGTGATGGTCGGCTGCATGGTCGGCACCTCGCTCGCCATGGCGCCGGCGGTACTGCTTGCCCAGGGCGCCGAATTCGTCGACCTCGACGGCCCGCTGCTGCTGGCGCGCGACCGTTCGCCGGGGCTTGTCTACGAGGGTTCAATGGTGTCGCCGCCCCTGCCCGAGCTTTGGGGTTGA